Proteins from a single region of Ornithodoros turicata isolate Travis unplaced genomic scaffold, ASM3712646v1 Chromosome14, whole genome shotgun sequence:
- the LOC135372364 gene encoding uncharacterized protein LOC135372364 has product MTVLKFPPDDLLCGVCGARVTSREKLENHLKSAHDFQVYWLCSLCDEKEASSAKTMSSHYTKCKRKLGQRANGAPFQDSPRPGPSGAIDSTRHPEPPAQTHHEDKGAPFQDSPQLDPDGAIIMSAPEPRRVAEFTGSAMSQHPPTSLGVEVAQVFSHGRWTESEVAALAQLEVALGSNPFMKQELTKVFPTRSLMAIRMMRHQERYKRALQRIKEAVSTQLVTNADNEVREEETIVFSVDEIMEDMEEAGLHNRTLATNLANVPMSMGDWSETTRHFGVAVKDGTQRTRGRPKRNVTLPKTWNARRRAVFREHQRLYKLGSKVLALQLIMDQEGDGQRVTLKDVHELYDPLFSSKSRRIEGDLRSDGKTSVEVTPFLPDEVIWAMKSLDKRAAPGPDGLTRTDLAKIPPKILTHILNNFLAFQDIPEEMKASRTVFIPKKANP; this is encoded by the coding sequence ATGACAGTCTTGAAATTCCCACCAGATGACCTGCTTTGCGGGGTATGTGGAGCCAGAGTTACGTCTCGAGAAAAGCTCGAAAACCatctgaaatctgcacacgaCTTCCAGGTCTATTGGTTATGCTCTCTCTGTGATGAGAAGGAAGCTTCCTCTGCGAAGACTATGTCTTCCCACTATACAAAATGCAAGAGGAAACTCGGCCAGAGGGCTAACGGGGCACCTTTTCAAGATTCACCCCGCCCTGGACCCAGTGGAGCGATCGATTCAACTCGACATCCGGAGCCGCCGGCGCAGACACACCACGAGGACAAGGGGGCACCTTTTCAAGATTCACCCCAGCTTGATCCCGATGGTGCGATCATTATGTCTGCGCCTGAACCACGGAGAGTAGCTGAATTCACTGGAAGTGCGATGTCGCAGCATCCCCCCACTTCCCTTGGGGTGGAAGTAGCGCAAGTCTTTTCCCATGGGAGATGGACCGAATCAGAGGTGGCAGCGCTGGCTCAGCTGGAGGTCGCCCTCGGCTCGAACCCTTTCATGAAGCAAGAATTGACCAAGGTTTTTCCCACCAGAAGCCTTATGGCAATCAGAATGATGAGGCACCAGGAAAGATACAAACGTGCCCTGCAGAGGATCAAAGAAGCAGTGTCCACGCAGTTGGTCACGAATGCAGACAATGAAGTCAGGGAGGAGGAAACTatagtgttcagtgtggatgagATTATGGAAGATATGGAGGAAGCTGGACTCCACAATAGAACCTTAGCCACCAACCTGGCTAATGTCCCCATGAGTATGGGAGACTGGTCAGAGACTACTAGACACTTTGGTGTGGCAGTAAAAGACGGGACCCAGCGGACCAGAGGAAGGCCAAAGAGGAATGTCACCTTACCCAAGACCTGGAACGCCAGAAGAAGGGCCGTGTTCAGAGAACACCAACGACTATACAAATTAGGCTCAAAGGTGCTAGCTCTCCAATTGATCATGGATCAGGAGGGAGATGGCCAGAGAGTCACTCTAAAAGATGTCCACGAGCTCTACGACCCACTATTCTCGTCCAAATCCAGAAGGATTGAGGGGGATTTGAGGTCAGATGGTAAAACATCTGTTGAAGTTACCCCATTCCTCCCGGACGAAGTCATCTGGGCTATGAAGAGCCTTGATAAAAGAGCAGCTCCGGGTCCCGACGGACTCACGCGGACAGACTTGGCAAAGATACCGCCAAAGATCCTGACCCATATCCTCAATAACTTCTTGGCGTTCCAAGACATTCCCGAGGAGATGAAAGCCTCTCGCACGGTATTTATACCGAAAAAGGCCAACCCGTAG